From one Geoalkalibacter halelectricus genomic stretch:
- a CDS encoding putative bifunctional diguanylate cyclase/phosphodiesterase has protein sequence MQSKVRRFFSGKKRLPLKIALIYLLFGIGWIALSDTLLQAMALSPDWHHTSQILKGWGFVLFSTLLLYLVVEYYRRALVRSETSFDELVQGVSATTGEAFFSLLTQSLCQALKADYAFIGELCGTQDKRVRTVAVYAEGQDLDNFEFDLSGTPCEQVVVRGFTCFPSGVREHFPQGRLAAELGVESFVGIPLFDAEGEVIGPMMVLSRKPMHNLGLAAKMLKVFSVRAAAELQRARSEKTIEFMAFYDPLTGLANKRLFQDRVKQTFAWARRNHRFPAVLFLDLDRFRCINDTLGHTAGDALLQEVARRLQKTLRKDDTVARHGGDEFLILLPNIRQAEDAGFVAGKIIESFQAPFQVDGFELHLAASIGIAIYPLDGEDCDALLKNADSALHRAKEMGRNNYQFYLTEMNESALQRLGLEGQLRKALERDELCLYFQPQYDLDGRRMVGLEALLRWRHPERGLVPPDEFIPLAEETGLILAMGEWVLREACTRAQAWQAAGLAPMRVAVNISARQFHQYDLVRLVRLVLEETGLEPHFLELEITESLIMQDAEGAVHKLSQLRDLGVQIAIDDFGTGYSSLSYLKKFPIQTLKIDRTFVQDLSRNPDDSAIVDAVIALAHSMGMEVVAEGVETEEQMRLLHDKSCNRVQGYLLQAPVPSDAVARILLQASLNQPQDQSSLFCSAL, from the coding sequence TTGCAATCCAAAGTCCGCCGTTTTTTCTCCGGCAAAAAACGCCTGCCCCTCAAGATCGCCCTGATTTACCTGCTGTTTGGAATCGGGTGGATTGCTTTGTCCGATACCCTTTTGCAGGCCATGGCTCTGTCTCCCGACTGGCATCACACCAGCCAAATCCTCAAAGGCTGGGGGTTTGTTTTGTTTTCCACCCTGCTTCTCTACCTTGTCGTCGAATACTACAGGCGCGCGCTGGTGCGCAGCGAGACCTCCTTTGACGAGTTGGTGCAGGGCGTGTCCGCGACAACCGGCGAGGCGTTCTTCAGCCTGCTGACCCAGAGCCTGTGTCAGGCGCTCAAGGCCGATTATGCCTTTATCGGCGAGCTTTGTGGAACCCAGGATAAACGCGTGCGTACCGTGGCGGTATATGCCGAAGGGCAGGATCTCGATAATTTCGAATTCGACCTCTCCGGTACCCCCTGTGAGCAGGTGGTCGTCCGAGGCTTTACCTGTTTTCCCTCGGGCGTTCGGGAGCATTTTCCTCAAGGCCGTCTGGCCGCGGAACTTGGCGTGGAAAGCTTTGTCGGCATTCCTTTGTTCGATGCCGAGGGGGAAGTGATCGGTCCGATGATGGTCTTGAGTCGCAAACCCATGCACAATCTCGGATTAGCGGCAAAGATGCTCAAGGTTTTCTCGGTGCGGGCCGCCGCGGAGCTGCAGCGCGCGCGCTCGGAAAAAACCATCGAGTTCATGGCTTTTTACGATCCGCTGACCGGGCTCGCCAACAAGCGCCTGTTTCAGGACCGCGTCAAACAGACCTTTGCTTGGGCCAGGCGCAACCATCGCTTTCCCGCCGTGCTCTTTCTCGATCTGGACCGCTTTCGCTGCATTAACGATACCCTCGGCCACACCGCCGGTGATGCATTGCTTCAGGAGGTGGCGCGACGCCTGCAAAAAACCCTGCGCAAGGACGATACGGTGGCGCGGCACGGCGGCGATGAATTTCTCATTCTGTTGCCCAATATTCGCCAGGCCGAGGATGCAGGTTTTGTCGCAGGAAAAATCATTGAGAGCTTTCAGGCCCCTTTTCAGGTCGATGGCTTCGAACTGCATCTGGCGGCCAGCATCGGCATCGCCATTTATCCCTTGGACGGCGAAGACTGCGATGCCCTGCTCAAAAACGCCGACTCCGCCCTGCACCGCGCCAAGGAAATGGGGCGCAACAATTATCAGTTCTATCTTACGGAAATGAATGAAAGCGCCCTGCAGCGCCTGGGTCTTGAAGGTCAACTGCGCAAGGCGCTCGAACGCGATGAACTGTGCCTGTACTTTCAACCCCAATACGATCTCGACGGGCGCCGGATGGTCGGCCTGGAGGCTCTGCTGCGCTGGCGCCATCCGGAGCGCGGATTGGTGCCTCCAGACGAGTTTATTCCACTGGCCGAGGAAACCGGGCTGATTTTAGCCATGGGAGAATGGGTGTTGCGCGAGGCCTGCACCCGTGCTCAGGCCTGGCAGGCGGCGGGGCTTGCGCCGATGCGGGTGGCGGTCAATATCTCGGCGCGGCAATTTCATCAATACGATCTGGTGCGACTGGTGCGACTGGTTCTTGAAGAAACCGGCCTCGAACCGCATTTTTTGGAGCTTGAGATCACCGAAAGCCTGATCATGCAGGATGCCGAAGGGGCGGTGCACAAACTATCCCAATTGCGCGATCTGGGCGTTCAGATCGCCATCGACGACTTCGGCACCGGCTACTCGTCCCTGAGCTACCTGAAAAAATTTCCCATCCAGACCCTCAAAATCGATCGCACCTTCGTCCAGGACCTCAGCCGCAACCCCGATGACTCAGCCATCGTCGACGCGGTGATTGCCCTGGCCCACTCCATGGGCATGGAGGTCGTCGCCGAAGGGGTCGAAACCGAGGAGCAGATGCGGTTGCTGCACGACAAAAGCTGCAACCGGGTGCAGGGCTATCTCCTGCAAGCTCCCGTGCCGAGCGATGCGGTGGCACGGATTCTGCTCCAGGCCTCTCTCAACCAGCCCCAGGACCAATCATCCCTTTTTTGCAGCGCTCTTTGA
- the yhbY gene encoding ribosome assembly RNA-binding protein YhbY: MQKLTGKQARHLRALGHHLNPTVMVGKDEIDERLLQALDAVLEAHELVKVKIQKGCLLDRKEVAEELARRSGAAVAQVLGQTILLYRPSEKQRITLPAATSKSAAKKG; this comes from the coding sequence ATGCAAAAACTCACCGGAAAACAGGCACGCCACCTGCGAGCCCTGGGACATCATCTCAACCCGACCGTCATGGTGGGTAAAGACGAAATCGACGAGCGCCTCCTGCAAGCCCTGGACGCGGTGCTTGAAGCGCACGAACTCGTCAAGGTCAAGATTCAAAAAGGCTGCTTGCTTGACCGCAAGGAGGTGGCCGAGGAATTGGCCCGCCGCAGTGGCGCCGCGGTGGCGCAGGTTCTGGGCCAAACCATTCTGCTCTACCGCCCGAGCGAAAAGCAGCGGATTACCCTGCCCGCGGCCACCTCAAAGAGCGCTGCAAAAAAGGGATGA
- a CDS encoding putative bifunctional diguanylate cyclase/phosphodiesterase, translating to MLPKRSGTKEILTGLLPAGWATALKIAGGYLLAGLLWILLSDRLLALLSADPEVLTRLQTFKGAIFVLVTALLLFFLLWRHLRTLRRAEEQLFLAARGISSEVGDAFFASLVAYLAEALNTDCALIAALEGEDQCQARTIAFWNQGAIGENFTFSLQGNTCSALQTMESCWCPRGVSDRQDADHPFSRMRIESCLAMGLRDARQRLLGVVLVMSRRPIPQKNTAEALLRIFASRAASELERRAAEHKVLHMAYFDELTGLPNQQKFREVLLEALRQARQTEQQLALVYLDFDRFKTIVRTLGHRHGRQVLQLTAQRLKQQLAESEVLAHLDGDEFALCLPRVASVGEVQAAIERLLVSLKSPIQILGHELYVTASIGVAIYPLDGRDAETLLRNADVAMSRAKALGRNNVQFFNPEMSRQSFQSLVIENRLHRAMEREEFVLLYQPQLDLVRGTLSGMEALICWTQEGRSQFSPSEFIPLAEETGLIDPLGEWILYSACRQNRLWQQAGLPPQRVAVNVSARQFYQRDIAALVARVLRETGLDPRWLALEITESVLFQDIAETLVTLEKLRDLGVHLIIDDFGTGYSSLSYLKNFPVGTLKVDQSFIAGIPDDPGACTITSAVVAMAHHLKMTVVAEGVETAAQKNFLSDTGCDKIQGFLFSPPLKSDAFADLLERSAA from the coding sequence ATGCTGCCAAAACGCTCTGGAACCAAGGAAATCCTCACGGGCTTGCTGCCCGCCGGTTGGGCGACCGCCCTGAAGATCGCGGGTGGCTACCTCCTGGCCGGTCTGCTGTGGATCTTGCTGTCCGATCGCCTCCTGGCCCTTCTTAGCGCCGACCCCGAAGTTCTCACCCGCCTGCAGACCTTCAAGGGGGCAATTTTTGTTCTGGTCACCGCGCTGTTGCTGTTTTTTCTGCTCTGGCGGCACCTGCGAACCTTGAGACGCGCCGAGGAGCAACTTTTTCTAGCCGCCCGCGGCATCTCCTCCGAAGTCGGCGACGCCTTTTTCGCATCCCTGGTAGCCTATCTGGCCGAGGCACTCAACACCGACTGTGCGCTGATCGCCGCCCTGGAAGGCGAGGATCAGTGCCAGGCGCGCACCATCGCCTTTTGGAATCAGGGTGCCATCGGGGAAAACTTTACCTTCAGCCTGCAGGGCAACACCTGCAGTGCCCTGCAAACCATGGAAAGTTGTTGGTGTCCCAGGGGGGTGTCCGATCGCCAGGATGCCGATCACCCCTTCAGCCGCATGCGCATCGAAAGTTGCCTGGCCATGGGCCTGCGCGACGCCCGGCAGCGGCTGCTGGGCGTGGTATTGGTGATGTCGCGGCGGCCCATACCGCAAAAAAATACCGCCGAGGCCCTGCTGCGTATTTTCGCCTCGCGTGCCGCATCGGAGTTGGAAAGACGCGCCGCGGAGCACAAAGTGCTGCACATGGCCTATTTCGATGAGCTGACCGGGCTGCCCAATCAGCAGAAGTTTCGCGAAGTGCTGCTCGAAGCCCTGCGACAGGCGCGACAAACCGAACAGCAGCTGGCCTTGGTGTATCTCGATTTTGATCGGTTCAAAACCATCGTGCGCACCCTTGGGCACCGTCACGGGCGGCAGGTTCTGCAACTCACCGCCCAACGTCTCAAGCAGCAACTTGCCGAGTCGGAGGTGCTGGCCCATCTCGACGGTGACGAATTCGCCCTGTGCCTTCCCCGAGTCGCTTCCGTGGGCGAGGTGCAGGCCGCCATCGAGCGCTTGCTTGTCTCGCTTAAATCGCCGATTCAGATCCTGGGACATGAGCTTTACGTCACGGCCAGCATCGGCGTGGCCATTTATCCCCTGGACGGTCGGGATGCGGAAACCCTGCTGCGCAACGCCGATGTGGCCATGAGTCGCGCCAAGGCGCTGGGGCGCAACAATGTGCAATTCTTCAACCCGGAGATGAGCCGGCAGTCCTTCCAATCCCTGGTCATCGAGAATCGCCTCCATCGCGCCATGGAGCGCGAGGAATTCGTGCTGCTCTACCAGCCGCAACTTGATCTGGTCCGAGGCACCCTGAGCGGCATGGAGGCCCTGATTTGCTGGACCCAGGAGGGGCGTTCGCAATTTTCGCCTTCGGAATTCATCCCCCTGGCCGAGGAAACCGGTCTCATCGATCCCCTCGGAGAGTGGATTTTGTACTCGGCCTGCCGGCAAAACCGCCTCTGGCAGCAGGCCGGGCTGCCGCCGCAACGCGTTGCGGTCAACGTTTCCGCGCGCCAGTTTTACCAGCGCGATATCGCCGCCCTGGTGGCCCGGGTGCTGCGCGAAACCGGTCTGGATCCGCGCTGGCTGGCGCTGGAAATCACCGAGAGTGTGCTGTTCCAGGACATCGCGGAAACCCTGGTGACCCTGGAAAAGCTTCGCGACCTGGGGGTTCACCTGATCATCGATGATTTCGGTACCGGCTACTCGTCGTTGTCCTACCTGAAAAACTTTCCCGTCGGCACCCTCAAGGTCGATCAATCCTTCATTGCCGGCATTCCCGATGATCCTGGGGCCTGCACCATAACCTCGGCCGTTGTCGCCATGGCTCATCACCTCAAGATGACCGTGGTTGCCGAGGGCGTTGAAACCGCCGCGCAAAAAAACTTTTTATCCGATACTGGCTGCGATAAGATACAGGGATTCTTATTTAGTCCCCCATTGAAAAGCGATGCTTTCGCCGACCTGCTGGAACGCAGCGCCGCCTGA
- a CDS encoding Hpt domain-containing protein, giving the protein MDPGTLPPPVDLSDLIDDLGQQEGVISGLIEQYNVDCPRYVENLRQAITAQDGARIEKTAHSLKSLLGIFQALPAYQLAEHLEQKGRDADFTGINALFNQFCTELERVREHLARF; this is encoded by the coding sequence ATGGATCCTGGCACCTTGCCGCCACCGGTTGATCTTTCGGATCTGATCGACGACCTGGGTCAACAGGAGGGCGTCATCTCCGGACTGATCGAGCAATACAACGTCGATTGTCCTCGCTATGTCGAAAACTTGCGCCAAGCCATAACCGCCCAGGACGGCGCGCGCATTGAAAAGACCGCCCACAGCCTCAAATCGCTGCTGGGAATCTTTCAGGCGCTGCCCGCCTACCAACTGGCCGAGCACTTAGAGCAAAAGGGCAGGGACGCCGACTTTACCGGGATCAACGCCCTGTTCAACCAGTTCTGCACTGAACTGGAGCGGGTCCGGGAACATCTGGCGCGGTTCTGA
- the glgP gene encoding alpha-glucan family phosphorylase, with protein sequence MDKHNAWKKFTWEPRIAYFSMEIGISAEIPTYSGGLGILAGDTIKSAADLDLPMVAVTLIHRKGYFRQQIDPQGWQREFPVEWSPEKYLELLPVKALVTVEGRDVKIQPWLYRVKSPAGGVVPVLLLDTDIPGNAEDDRHLTDYLYGGDLEYRLKQEIILGIGGARILSALNFNIRKYHMNEGHAAMLTLDLLSNTRGRVDDPLEERASWDTHRVMEQCVFTTHTPVEAGHDKFPWDMVERILPEIVPFSLLRDLAGRESFNLTLLALNLSNFVNGVAKKHGEISKSMFPGFKIHAITNGIHSFTWTSPFFVQLYNKYLPGWANEPELLVRVDNIPDEEIWDAHSGAKAFLFLYIEETTGQRLDPDLLTIGFARRSATYKRADLILSDLDRLLHLGEGRLQLIFAGKSHPRDLPGKEMIHRIYEKIEHLKGKISVVYLENYNMDVAYRLIPGVDLWLNTPVRPLEASGTSGMKAAINGVPNFSVLDGWWIEGHIEGVTGWSIGPPPRENSTIVNGDNHEDAQDLYHKLENVILPLYTENRAGWIQVMKNAIGKNAYYFNTHVMMRRYVTEAYIR encoded by the coding sequence ATGGACAAACACAATGCCTGGAAAAAATTCACCTGGGAGCCCCGAATCGCCTATTTTTCCATGGAAATCGGAATTTCGGCGGAGATCCCCACCTATAGCGGCGGGCTGGGAATTCTGGCCGGAGACACCATCAAGAGCGCGGCCGATTTGGATTTGCCCATGGTGGCCGTCACCCTGATCCACCGCAAGGGCTATTTCCGTCAGCAGATCGACCCGCAGGGCTGGCAGCGGGAATTTCCGGTGGAGTGGAGCCCGGAAAAATATCTGGAACTGTTGCCCGTCAAGGCCCTGGTCACCGTTGAGGGCCGCGACGTCAAGATTCAACCCTGGCTCTATCGCGTCAAAAGCCCCGCCGGTGGAGTGGTACCGGTGCTGCTTTTGGATACGGATATTCCCGGCAACGCCGAGGATGATCGGCATCTGACGGATTATCTCTACGGGGGCGATCTGGAGTATCGCCTCAAGCAGGAAATCATCCTGGGAATCGGCGGGGCGCGCATTCTGAGCGCCCTCAATTTCAACATCCGCAAATACCACATGAACGAGGGTCACGCAGCCATGCTGACCCTGGATCTGCTCAGCAACACTCGAGGACGTGTCGACGACCCGCTGGAGGAGCGTGCCTCCTGGGACACCCACCGGGTCATGGAACAATGTGTCTTCACCACCCATACCCCCGTGGAGGCCGGTCACGACAAGTTTCCTTGGGATATGGTGGAGCGCATTCTGCCCGAGATCGTGCCCTTCAGCCTATTGCGCGATCTGGCCGGCCGGGAAAGCTTCAACCTGACCCTGCTCGCTCTGAATCTGAGCAATTTCGTCAACGGGGTGGCGAAAAAACACGGCGAAATTTCCAAATCCATGTTTCCCGGCTTCAAGATTCACGCGATCACCAACGGCATTCACAGCTTCACCTGGACATCGCCGTTCTTCGTGCAGCTCTACAACAAATACCTGCCCGGCTGGGCCAATGAGCCTGAGCTTCTGGTGCGCGTGGACAACATCCCCGATGAGGAAATCTGGGATGCCCACAGCGGTGCCAAGGCCTTTTTGTTTCTCTACATCGAGGAGACCACCGGGCAGCGCTTAGACCCCGATCTTCTCACCATCGGCTTTGCCCGCCGCTCGGCCACCTACAAGCGCGCCGATCTGATCTTGAGCGATCTTGACCGTCTGCTGCACCTGGGCGAGGGGCGGTTACAGCTGATTTTTGCCGGGAAATCCCATCCTCGGGATCTGCCGGGCAAGGAGATGATCCATCGCATCTACGAGAAGATCGAGCATCTCAAGGGGAAGATCAGCGTGGTCTACCTGGAGAACTACAACATGGATGTGGCCTATCGCCTCATCCCCGGCGTCGATTTGTGGCTCAACACGCCGGTGCGTCCCCTTGAGGCTTCAGGAACCAGCGGCATGAAGGCCGCGATCAATGGAGTACCCAACTTCAGCGTGCTCGACGGTTGGTGGATCGAGGGGCACATCGAGGGGGTGACGGGCTGGTCTATCGGCCCGCCGCCGAGGGAAAACAGCACGATCGTGAACGGTGACAACCATGAAGACGCCCAGGATCTCTACCACAAGCTTGAGAACGTTATTCTGCCGCTCTACACCGAGAACCGGGCGGGATGGATTCAGGTGATGAAAAACGCCATCGGCAAGAACGCCTACTATTTCAACACCCATGTGATGATGCGGCGCTACGTGACGGAAGCCTATATCCGCTGA
- a CDS encoding ExeA family protein has product MYLDYYGLKEKPFTITPNPKFIFLSKNHKEVFAHLLYGVQNQAGFVVVTGEVGTGKTTVLRTLLGELQEDHYRLAFIFNPCLSATELLRNINREFGIADGPDNNSDLLRALNEFLLEQRGAGRTVVLVIDEAQNLEPAVLEQIRLLSNLETETDKLIQIVLVGQPELKDILARSDLRQLNQRITVRYHLKPMDFTDTSDYISHRLRIAGGTQQRVFGDSALKKIFSFSKGYPRLINILCDRALLVGYAEGCREIDTHMVQTAIGELGYPQRSFPRRTVLWFGALVAAVAVGVLGLYLSP; this is encoded by the coding sequence ATGTATCTCGATTATTACGGATTGAAGGAAAAACCCTTCACGATCACCCCGAATCCCAAGTTCATCTTTCTGAGCAAAAACCACAAGGAAGTCTTCGCCCATCTGCTCTACGGCGTGCAGAATCAGGCGGGGTTCGTCGTGGTGACCGGAGAGGTGGGCACGGGAAAGACCACGGTGCTGCGCACCCTGCTCGGCGAGCTGCAGGAAGATCACTATCGCCTGGCGTTTATTTTCAACCCCTGTCTTTCGGCGACGGAGTTGCTGCGCAACATCAATCGTGAATTCGGCATCGCCGATGGGCCGGACAATAATTCCGACCTGCTGCGGGCGCTCAACGAATTTTTGCTCGAGCAGCGCGGCGCCGGACGCACCGTGGTGCTGGTCATCGACGAAGCCCAGAATCTCGAGCCAGCAGTTCTGGAGCAGATTCGCCTGCTGTCCAATCTGGAAACGGAAACCGACAAACTGATCCAGATCGTTCTGGTCGGACAACCCGAGCTCAAGGACATCCTGGCGCGTTCGGATCTGCGCCAGCTCAATCAGCGCATCACGGTGCGCTATCATCTCAAGCCCATGGATTTTACTGATACCAGCGATTACATCAGCCATCGCCTGCGCATCGCCGGAGGCACCCAGCAGCGTGTTTTCGGCGACAGCGCCCTGAAAAAAATCTTTTCCTTTTCCAAGGGCTATCCCCGCCTCATCAACATACTTTGCGATCGCGCCCTGCTGGTCGGCTACGCCGAGGGGTGTCGGGAAATCGACACGCACATGGTGCAAACCGCCATCGGTGAACTCGGCTATCCGCAAAGATCCTTTCCCCGGCGGACGGTTCTGTGGTTCGGCGCTTTGGTTGCCGCCGTCGCCGTGGGGGTTTTGGGACTTTATTTGAGCCCGTGA
- the cls gene encoding cardiolipin synthase, giving the protein MQPIKFHTSGRLKRLKRAATYVNLRRKRFVALLVTLAHIAGALTSVQAVMETRTAQGAIAWAVSLNTIPYAAVPAYWAFGRTKFQGYVKKRQEQIDETSPVVRHFIDLASEKQFLVPSRPREAPLLERLTNLPATVGNHVELLRNGEEIFPSIFQGLEQAQDYLLVQFYIVRDDFLGRELQSRLIHAAQRGVRVKFLYDEIGCYQLPRSYLDGLREGGVKVNAFNSTQGRANPFQINFRNHRKIVVVDGRHAWVGGANVGDEYLGLHPRLSPWVDTMVRVTGPAVQAIQVPFLEDWYWASGDLLDLDWTPQGASNGTSKTVFILPTGPADRFETCALYFLHAINSATHRFWIASPYFVPDEQIVSALQLAALRGVDVRILVPEDCDNRLVRLSGWSYVASLEKAGVKVYRFINGFLHHKVMLVDDATAAVGTANFDNRSFRLNFEITLEVQDEDFAGEIEELFLENFADSRLSSALELEERSFPFRLAVRIARLMSPIQ; this is encoded by the coding sequence ATGCAGCCCATCAAATTTCACACCTCGGGACGCCTGAAGCGCCTCAAGCGGGCCGCCACCTACGTCAACCTGCGGCGCAAGCGCTTCGTTGCGCTCCTGGTGACCCTGGCCCATATCGCCGGGGCACTGACCTCCGTTCAGGCAGTCATGGAGACACGTACCGCTCAGGGAGCCATTGCCTGGGCTGTGTCACTCAATACGATTCCTTATGCCGCGGTACCGGCCTACTGGGCTTTCGGACGGACAAAATTCCAGGGATACGTGAAAAAACGCCAGGAACAAATCGATGAGACCAGCCCTGTGGTGCGCCATTTCATCGACTTGGCTAGCGAAAAACAGTTTCTGGTGCCCAGTCGGCCCCGCGAAGCGCCCCTGCTTGAGCGTCTGACCAATCTGCCGGCCACCGTCGGCAACCATGTCGAGCTGCTGCGCAACGGCGAGGAGATCTTCCCCTCGATCTTTCAAGGGCTTGAACAAGCGCAGGATTATCTGCTCGTGCAGTTCTACATCGTTCGCGACGATTTTCTCGGGCGTGAACTACAAAGTCGCCTGATCCATGCGGCTCAGCGCGGCGTGCGGGTCAAATTTCTCTACGATGAAATCGGCTGTTATCAGCTGCCGCGCAGCTACCTCGACGGCTTGCGCGAAGGGGGCGTCAAGGTCAATGCCTTCAACAGCACCCAGGGGCGCGCCAACCCCTTTCAGATCAATTTTCGCAACCATCGCAAAATCGTGGTGGTGGACGGGCGTCATGCCTGGGTCGGCGGCGCCAACGTGGGAGACGAATATCTGGGGCTGCATCCGCGACTGTCCCCCTGGGTCGACACCATGGTCAGGGTCACTGGTCCGGCGGTTCAAGCCATCCAGGTTCCATTTCTCGAAGACTGGTACTGGGCCAGCGGAGACTTGCTGGACCTTGACTGGACACCGCAGGGCGCCTCCAACGGCACCTCGAAAACCGTTTTTATTCTGCCCACCGGACCCGCGGACCGCTTTGAAACCTGCGCGCTGTATTTTCTGCATGCCATCAACAGCGCCACCCATCGTTTCTGGATCGCCAGCCCCTATTTCGTACCCGATGAACAAATCGTGAGCGCCCTGCAGTTGGCGGCGCTACGCGGCGTGGACGTGCGCATCCTGGTGCCCGAGGACTGCGACAACCGCCTCGTGCGTCTGTCGGGCTGGTCCTACGTTGCGTCTTTGGAGAAGGCCGGGGTCAAGGTGTATCGCTTCATCAACGGCTTTCTGCACCACAAGGTCATGCTGGTTGACGACGCAACCGCCGCCGTCGGCACGGCCAATTTCGATAATCGCTCGTTTCGTTTGAACTTTGAAATTACCCTGGAAGTGCAGGATGAGGATTTTGCCGGGGAGATCGAGGAGCTATTTCTGGAGAATTTTGCCGATTCGCGCCTGTCATCGGCCCTGGAACTCGAGGAACGCAGCTTTCCCTTTCGGCTGGCGGTGCGCATCGCGCGCCTGATGTCGCCGATTCAGTAG
- a CDS encoding dihydrolipoyl dehydrogenase: MTENFEVAIIGAGTAGLAALREVRKQTDNFVLINHGPYGTTCARVGCMPSKALIEAASAFHRRKAFAEFGIRGGEGLAMDIPSALERVRRLRDGFVAGTLKATEDLGARNLAGRARFLEPNLLEVGARRLRAGKIIIATGSRPIIPEDWRSLEDRILTSDTLFEQTDLPDKMAVIGLGVIGVEMAQALARLGIEIHAFDRGSWVGNLSDPDINQTAQDCLETEFKLYCGATAELSAAEDKVRIRAEGVDMVVDKVLAALGRRPNLDGLGLEALGLSLDGKGVPPFDPLTMQVADLPIFIAGDCNQRAPVLHEAADDGHIAGRNAVAESPQCHARRTPMAIVFSDPNIAQVGRRFSDLDQAQTLVGAVSFKRSGRALAAASNRGALRVYADKHSGTLLGAEICAPQGEHMAHLLALAIQQNLCVNDLLRLPFYHPVVEEGLRKALRRLAKQLPAAPASDLAGCDAFGAEALD, encoded by the coding sequence ATGACAGAGAATTTCGAGGTCGCGATCATTGGTGCCGGCACCGCGGGTCTTGCCGCGTTGCGTGAGGTCCGCAAGCAAACCGACAATTTCGTGCTGATCAATCACGGTCCCTACGGCACCACCTGCGCACGCGTGGGGTGCATGCCCTCGAAAGCCCTGATCGAAGCCGCCTCAGCCTTTCACCGGCGCAAGGCGTTTGCCGAATTCGGCATTCGTGGCGGCGAAGGCCTCGCCATGGATATCCCCTCGGCCCTGGAGCGGGTGCGGCGCTTACGCGATGGGTTTGTCGCCGGCACCCTCAAGGCTACCGAGGATTTGGGGGCGCGCAATCTTGCCGGCCGGGCCCGGTTTCTTGAACCCAACCTTCTGGAGGTCGGTGCGCGGCGCCTGCGGGCCGGGAAAATCATCATCGCAACCGGCTCCCGGCCCATCATTCCCGAAGACTGGCGTTCTTTGGAAGATCGCATCCTGACCAGCGACACCCTGTTCGAGCAGACCGACCTGCCAGACAAGATGGCGGTCATCGGACTTGGGGTCATCGGGGTGGAGATGGCCCAGGCCCTGGCGCGGCTGGGTATCGAAATCCATGCCTTCGACCGCGGCTCCTGGGTTGGCAACCTCTCCGATCCCGATATCAATCAAACAGCGCAAGATTGCCTGGAGACGGAATTTAAGCTCTATTGCGGAGCGACGGCGGAGTTGTCCGCGGCCGAGGACAAGGTGCGCATCCGTGCCGAAGGCGTTGATATGGTGGTGGACAAGGTTCTTGCCGCCTTGGGGCGCCGCCCCAACCTCGACGGGCTTGGGCTGGAAGCACTCGGCCTGTCCCTGGACGGCAAAGGCGTTCCCCCTTTTGATCCCTTGACCATGCAGGTTGCCGACCTGCCGATTTTCATCGCCGGCGACTGCAATCAACGCGCACCCGTGTTGCACGAGGCCGCCGACGACGGCCATATCGCCGGCCGCAATGCGGTTGCCGAGTCGCCCCAATGTCACGCGCGCCGCACACCCATGGCGATCGTTTTCTCCGATCCGAACATCGCCCAGGTGGGCCGGCGCTTCAGCGATCTGGATCAGGCACAAACCCTGGTCGGCGCAGTCAGCTTTAAGCGCTCCGGCCGCGCCCTTGCCGCGGCGAGTAATCGCGGCGCCCTGCGCGTTTATGCCGACAAGCACTCCGGAACCTTGCTGGGAGCCGAGATCTGCGCGCCCCAGGGCGAACACATGGCGCATCTGCTGGCCCTGGCCATTCAACAAAATCTATGCGTCAACGATCTGTTGCGGCTGCCCTTTTATCATCCAGTGGTTGAAGAAGGTTTGCGTAAAGCCTTGCGCCGCCTGGCAAAACAGCTTCCCGCGGCACCGGCTTCCGACCTCGCCGGATGTGACGCCTTCGGCGCCGAGGCCCTTGATTAG